One window of Candidatus Hydrothermales bacterium genomic DNA carries:
- a CDS encoding archease, with protein MEEIIEINHTADIGFIVRAKSLNALIEKSSLLLSATMVDLNSVEMKEKRTIEVKVEDENLIIIDVLRELLYFFETEGFIWKDVRATLKDNTILLELSGEKFDSKKHELKKDVKAITYHEYYLIKKDDFYETRFIFDV; from the coding sequence ATGGAAGAAATTATAGAGATAAACCACACTGCAGATATAGGATTTATCGTAAGAGCAAAAAGCCTTAATGCTTTAATAGAAAAATCCTCACTTTTACTTTCAGCAACCATGGTAGACTTAAACTCAGTTGAAATGAAGGAAAAAAGAACTATAGAAGTTAAAGTTGAAGATGAAAACCTAATTATTATAGATGTTTTAAGAGAATTACTTTACTTTTTTGAAACAGAAGGCTTTATTTGGAAGGATGTAAGGGCTACCTTGAAAGACAACACTATTTTACTAGAACTTAGCGGAGAAAAGTTTGATAGCAAAAAGCACGAGTTGAAAAAAGATGTGAAGGCTATTACCTATCACGAATACTATTTAATAAAAAAGGACGATTTCTACGAAACAAGATTTATCTTTGATGTGTAA
- a CDS encoding diguanylate cyclase: MREEIYIDELTKLKNRRFLFEKGENIIKNLKSGSFLIIDLDNFKEINDRYGHLKGDEVLKVVSQFLSSVFDPSRNELLRFAGDEFIVISNTKEKSVIEEKCSSFLEKLKNYRVSYLKDEVRLGASIGISIFPEEGVSVKELFEKSDSALYFGKRRGKFQYRFYSEVEEEIKKEKFLKERCTPSEIVNREKEVEILKEFIKRGEPPLHLKGIHGIGKTRLISFFIDELNKENKKFIKITFREELKDVPFSSLCEEFGEKHEKIPFLLNDLIIRKEIDFIILDDTDYIDRYSKEAFISLSKEFKSILSAGIERVDWENREIELKSLSIEDTKIYIKKILPEIEEKEDFINWVYKISRGIPNLIEECLRYAVLKNFISIREEKFLLNELPENKPNDITEIYFEKIKSIDKELRSFIISLSVLGKSFKVNVASRYIGINPGRFIELADKAVNLYILEYLGRESYCFVNENFRKFLYDKLSEENKRKMHRRFLDIVQKIKEVPEEVILGSLLFHSKLAGETKEAFEASLKLSELVKRLEEREDIRKILEKRKIFRVREVPAAPIPEAKDFPLITENLIALFSCVESYRIYPESSKVVTENIEKLVNSMNYLLKKRKSFTISSHEGNLIVDGVLFPNQRLLASQKIVEILNEYEIQSISFVHEIDIEDVRLLLKILSKRPSEVKTKGGIENLEETEKLRNILINQKVYVALGEELEMLKKIPLNIEEKIKGTLNLIKEFPEESKKWLNRLEELIRELKDEDLRALFREIPEDEKVLSELYKLESKEAIKARRALEKALEDAEISGNVEESIKIRKLIKYLPEKAELVEHEKKKILSYEREDLLKEENQKIIKEIFNSLNPDEKKGILKKLVQNLSDESLLIKTKTLEVLKDYIEHESDFILKESFQFIKSEKNEEIIKGFLELFLDKIEEKIEREKFEDIQDFSEILVKFDFSHIENKILEKLFDKYVDLKKAGKKEDLIRIKALFRILEKNSVPFLIDKVEKEPLISDLLREMLKEKVKISKEFINIELKKEKPQKVLEMLFETLIDENIKLDTSTLKIFLDHKSDSIKLKALESIIISDPTEASRIIKDLINSSDTSLKIQLIKLIGKYKIESLVDELLKFIEKKSKFTPEPEPAIVKEVLNVLSNFKENYMIGEVIIEALKPEGPFSTKKSKPPEIKVLLIRALRNFEPLPEWIKVIEKLTNDPNMAVKSSAKLLLKEWKKL; this comes from the coding sequence AATACAAAGGAAAAAAGTGTTATTGAGGAAAAATGCAGTAGTTTTTTAGAGAAGTTAAAAAATTACAGGGTATCTTATTTAAAGGATGAAGTGAGATTGGGAGCAAGTATTGGGATTTCAATATTTCCTGAAGAGGGTGTCTCTGTAAAGGAGCTTTTTGAAAAATCTGACTCAGCTCTTTATTTCGGAAAAAGAAGAGGTAAATTTCAGTACCGATTTTATTCTGAGGTTGAAGAAGAAATTAAAAAAGAAAAATTTTTAAAAGAAAGATGTACACCCTCTGAGATAGTAAATAGAGAAAAAGAAGTAGAGATTTTAAAGGAGTTTATTAAAAGGGGGGAGCCACCCTTACATTTAAAAGGGATACATGGAATTGGTAAAACAAGACTAATTTCATTTTTTATTGATGAACTTAATAAAGAAAATAAAAAGTTTATTAAAATAACCTTTAGGGAGGAGCTTAAGGATGTGCCCTTTTCTTCTCTGTGTGAGGAATTTGGGGAAAAACATGAGAAGATTCCCTTCCTTTTAAATGACTTAATTATTAGAAAAGAGATTGATTTTATAATTCTCGATGACACAGATTACATTGATAGATACTCAAAAGAAGCCTTCATTTCATTATCTAAGGAATTTAAATCTATACTCTCAGCAGGTATAGAACGAGTTGATTGGGAAAATAGAGAAATTGAGTTAAAAAGTTTAAGTATAGAAGATACAAAAATTTACATAAAAAAGATTTTACCTGAAATTGAGGAAAAAGAAGACTTTATTAATTGGGTTTATAAAATTTCAAGGGGAATCCCAAACCTAATTGAAGAGTGTTTAAGATACGCAGTCTTAAAGAATTTCATTTCAATTAGAGAAGAAAAATTTTTACTTAATGAGTTACCAGAAAATAAACCTAACGATATTACAGAAATTTATTTTGAAAAGATTAAATCAATCGATAAAGAACTAAGAAGTTTTATAATATCTCTTTCAGTTTTAGGTAAATCTTTTAAGGTAAACGTAGCTTCAAGATACATTGGCATAAATCCAGGAAGATTTATAGAGCTTGCTGATAAAGCTGTAAATCTTTATATATTAGAATACTTAGGTAGGGAAAGCTATTGTTTTGTTAATGAAAATTTTAGAAAATTCCTTTATGATAAACTCTCTGAGGAAAATAAAAGAAAAATGCATCGGAGGTTTTTGGATATAGTCCAAAAAATAAAGGAAGTGCCCGAAGAAGTAATTTTGGGATCTTTACTTTTTCACTCAAAACTTGCGGGGGAAACCAAGGAAGCATTTGAAGCCTCTCTTAAGTTGTCTGAACTTGTTAAAAGATTAGAAGAAAGAGAAGATATCAGAAAAATTCTAGAGAAAAGAAAAATTTTTAGAGTAAGAGAGGTTCCAGCTGCTCCTATCCCTGAAGCAAAGGATTTTCCCTTAATTACAGAAAATCTTATTGCACTATTTAGCTGTGTTGAATCCTATAGGATTTATCCAGAAAGTTCAAAAGTAGTAACTGAAAACATTGAAAAACTTGTAAATAGTATGAACTATCTTTTAAAAAAGAGAAAATCCTTTACAATTTCCAGTCATGAGGGAAATCTTATCGTTGATGGTGTTCTTTTCCCTAATCAAAGGCTCCTTGCGTCTCAAAAAATCGTTGAAATTCTAAACGAATATGAAATACAGTCAATTTCCTTTGTTCATGAAATTGATATCGAGGATGTAAGATTACTTCTAAAGATCTTGTCAAAAAGACCCTCAGAAGTGAAAACAAAGGGAGGAATTGAAAATTTGGAGGAAACTGAGAAACTTAGAAATATTTTGATAAATCAGAAAGTATACGTTGCTCTAGGTGAAGAATTAGAAATGCTTAAAAAAATACCGCTTAATATAGAGGAGAAAATAAAGGGGACATTAAATCTTATAAAAGAATTTCCTGAGGAAAGTAAAAAATGGTTAAATCGATTAGAAGAATTAATAAGGGAACTAAAAGATGAGGATTTACGCGCTCTTTTTAGAGAAATTCCGGAGGATGAGAAAGTCTTAAGTGAACTTTATAAACTTGAATCAAAAGAAGCTATAAAAGCTAGGCGAGCTCTCGAGAAAGCCTTAGAAGATGCGGAGATTTCAGGAAACGTTGAAGAGTCTATTAAAATAAGAAAATTGATAAAATATTTGCCAGAGAAAGCAGAACTTGTCGAACACGAAAAGAAAAAAATTTTAAGTTACGAAAGAGAGGATTTACTAAAAGAAGAAAACCAAAAAATTATAAAAGAGATATTTAACAGCTTGAATCCAGATGAAAAAAAAGGGATTCTAAAAAAATTAGTCCAGAACCTCTCAGATGAAAGTTTACTAATAAAAACAAAAACTCTTGAAGTTCTTAAAGATTACATTGAACATGAAAGTGATTTTATTCTTAAAGAATCCTTCCAATTTATCAAAAGTGAGAAAAATGAAGAGATAATAAAAGGTTTCTTAGAGCTATTTTTAGATAAAATCGAAGAAAAAATTGAAAGAGAAAAATTCGAAGATATACAAGATTTCTCAGAGATTTTAGTCAAATTTGACTTTTCCCATATCGAGAACAAAATACTGGAAAAATTATTTGATAAATACGTTGACTTAAAAAAGGCTGGGAAAAAAGAGGATCTAATAAGAATAAAAGCACTCTTTAGAATCTTAGAGAAAAATTCCGTACCCTTTTTGATTGATAAAGTAGAAAAAGAACCCCTTATTTCAGATCTTCTAAGGGAGATGCTAAAAGAAAAAGTAAAAATTTCTAAAGAGTTTATAAATATTGAACTTAAAAAAGAAAAACCACAAAAGGTACTTGAAATGTTATTTGAAACTTTAATAGATGAAAACATTAAACTCGATACTAGCACCTTAAAAATTTTTCTTGATCATAAATCTGATTCCATAAAACTAAAGGCCTTAGAGTCAATAATTATTTCGGACCCGACCGAAGCCTCAAGAATTATAAAAGATCTTATAAATAGCAGTGATACCTCACTTAAAATCCAACTAATTAAATTAATTGGAAAGTATAAGATAGAGTCATTAGTTGATGAACTTCTCAAATTTATTGAAAAAAAGAGTAAATTCACCCCTGAGCCTGAACCTGCTATCGTAAAAGAAGTGTTAAATGTTCTTTCAAACTTTAAAGAAAATTACATGATAGGAGAAGTTATAATCGAAGCTTTAAAACCTGAAGGTCCCTTTTCAACTAAAAAGAGTAAACCTCCTGAAATAAAGGTGCTTTTAATTAGAGCTCTAAGAAATTTTGAACCACTACCTGAATGGATAAAAGTAATTGAAAAACTTACTAATGATCCTAATATGGCCGTAAAAAGTTCTGCAAAACTTTTACTTAAAGAATGGAAGAAATTATAG
- a CDS encoding MoxR family ATPase — MGRMIRELEEIREKFERVKRELSKTIVGQEEVINQILIALIAKGHALIVGVPGLAKTTIVKNLAMLLDLDFRRVQFTPDLMPSDIIGTEMIYENPETRERYFKFVKGPIFTNCLLADEINRTPPKTQSALLEAMQERRVTVAGVTYKLDEPFLVLATQNPIEQEGTYPLPEAQLDRFMLEIRISYPSHEEEIQIAKLVEKEEVKYEKILTKKEIIEIQELAKKIPVPEFILNYAVKVVRETRPETSEIDFVKKYVRYGAGPRASQFLILGSKARALLKGIPSVEVEDINYLLEPVLRHRIILNFYAEAENIKVEDVIDKIKEYVRWEKFVNV, encoded by the coding sequence ATGGGAAGGATGATTAGGGAACTTGAGGAAATAAGGGAAAAATTCGAAAGAGTAAAGAGGGAGTTATCAAAGACAATTGTGGGGCAAGAGGAGGTAATAAATCAGATTCTAATAGCTTTAATTGCAAAAGGACACGCTTTAATAGTGGGAGTTCCCGGACTTGCTAAAACAACAATAGTAAAAAATCTCGCAATGCTTTTAGATCTTGATTTTAGAAGAGTACAGTTTACACCGGACCTGATGCCCTCAGACATCATTGGAACAGAAATGATTTACGAGAACCCTGAAACAAGGGAAAGATACTTTAAATTCGTTAAAGGACCAATTTTCACCAACTGCCTATTAGCAGACGAAATAAATAGAACTCCTCCTAAAACACAATCAGCCCTCCTTGAAGCTATGCAAGAGAGAAGGGTTACAGTAGCGGGCGTAACGTATAAACTTGATGAACCCTTTTTAGTTCTTGCTACACAGAATCCAATAGAACAAGAGGGAACCTATCCTCTACCAGAGGCTCAACTTGACAGATTCATGCTCGAAATTAGAATAAGTTATCCTAGCCATGAAGAGGAAATTCAAATAGCTAAGCTCGTTGAAAAAGAGGAAGTAAAATATGAAAAAATTTTAACAAAAAAAGAAATTATTGAGATACAGGAGCTTGCAAAGAAGATACCGGTTCCAGAGTTTATATTAAACTATGCAGTAAAAGTTGTTAGGGAAACCAGACCTGAAACAAGTGAAATTGACTTTGTAAAAAAATACGTTAGATACGGGGCAGGACCGAGAGCATCCCAATTTTTAATCTTAGGATCAAAGGCAAGAGCACTTTTAAAGGGGATCCCCTCTGTCGAAGTTGAAGACATAAATTATCTTTTAGAACCTGTTTTAAGACATAGAATTATCTTAAACTTTTATGCTGAAGCCGAAAATATAAAAGTTGAAGACGTGATAGATAAAATAAAAGAATATGTAAGATGGGAGAAATTTGTAAATGTTTAG